The Oncorhynchus nerka isolate Pitt River linkage group LG13, Oner_Uvic_2.0, whole genome shotgun sequence sequence tttttgccccactgtatagcctAGCACTTGACAGTAAGGGGGAACTTACCTCATCCACCAACAATGTGAAGAACGTCTTACCTGTGTGATACTAATCATGTGTATTAATTCgttcctctctcttcccaggAAATGGAGCAGTCAATGAACATGCTGAACCCCAACCCTGAGCTACCTGACGTGTCTGAGTTCATGACCAAGCTGTTCTCCGGCTCCAAGAGCTCCAGCAGCAAGGCTATAGGTGGCAGCAAGGCTAGTGGCCGCCCAGCAGTCAAGAGGAGGTAGTCCCAGAACATTACATGTACCTCGGGCCTGAGGAACTACTGTAACTGGTCATGCCATGGAAATTATAATACGATTTTTAAAAAAAGAGCTTTTTCATTCGTCTGTACAATTATTTTTTGAGCAGGGATTTTTCCCTCATCTGAAATACAAGTCTGTAAGTGAAATGACTGGATATCACAAGGCTTGAGacggatgtttattttttttgcacTGGTAACTTCAACTCGATATAAAAGAAAGATTTTACTCTTCATTTGATGTTTTGTGTTGTACCTGTGAGTGACTTTATTATGCCTGCTTGGTCCCTTCATTATAGTCCTTATCGTTTAACCCTCGTCTCCTTGGGTAAATGGGATAATAACAGTCTCTAACaaccctcgtgtgtgtgtgtgtgtgtgtgtgtgtgtgtgtgtgtgtgtactactttAGTCCTATGTCAATTCTAATTCTTCCACTACTTGAATGAGAGCTTATATGAAATTTTCCGAGATGTTCTTCTTTTTCTGAGTTAGGGCTGAGGTAATATGACTGTGAATGGACTGTACAAATAGATTGCATTTTAATTATTAAACAGACTTATTTAAATACCAATGTATAATAAAATGTAGATGGTGGAACTGTCTTCTCAGTTGTGTccggtgtgtgtagtgtgttcctTGGAGAGGAAACATTGGCAGTGTTCAGCGGGCGGCTGTCCTACCTGACCATAGAACATCCGCTCACCGTTTTCTTTTTATTTCCTAAAGGCTACGTGTTGAATCACCACCGTTCACCTACACACAGCAGTTTATCTACTGCTCACGGCAGACATTCGCTGTGGTGTGTTCCCTTTGACTCAGTCATGTTCTAGAACTCTCATTGGAATGTCTGGAGCAGAGGTCGcccgattaattggaatggccaattaattagggtatttttgggcgccgatttttattttatttgtattattatttataaataaatgtttttatacctttttatttaactaggcaattcagataagaacacattcttattttcaatgacggcctaggaacggtgggttctgccttattcaggggcagaacgacagattttcaccttgtcagctcgggggatccaatcttgcaaccttacagttaactagtccaccgcaataacgacctgcctctctcgttgcactccacaaggtgactgcctgttacgcgaatgcagtaactgtaagttgctagctagcattacatttatcttataaaaaacaaatcaatcataatcactagtgaaCTACACATGGtggatgatattactagatattatctagcatgtcctgcgttgcatataatctgactgagcatacaagtatctgaatgagcggtggtaggcagaatcAGGCGCGTAAAcaatcattcaaacagcactttcgtgcgttttgccagcagctcttcgttgtgcgtcaagcattgcgctgtttatgacttcaagcctatcaactcctgagatgaggttggtgtaaccgaagtgaaatggctagctagttagcgcgcgctaatagcatttcaaatgtcactcgctctgagccttctagtggttcttccccttgctctgcatgggtaacgctgcttcggtggtggctgttgtcgttgtgttgctggttcgagcccagggaggagcgaggagagggacggaagctaatactgttacactggcaatactaaagtgcctataagaacatccaatagtcaaaggataatgaaatacaaatggtatagagggaaatagtcctataattcctataactacaacctaaaacttcttacctgggaatattgaagactcttgttaaaaggaaccaccagctttcatatgttctcatgttctgagcaaggaactgaaatgttagctttcttacatggcacatattgcactttgacgttcttctccaacactttgtttttgcattatttaaaccaaattgaacatgttccattatttacttgaggctaaattgattttattgatctattatattaagttaaaataagtgttcattcagtattgttgtaattgtcatgatTACAACAGCAAAAAACAATCGGccatttaatcggtatcggcttttttggtcctccaataatcagtatcggtgttgaaaaatcataatcggtcgacctctagtctggagGTTGTTATCGGGATGTGGAACATCTCTGATTTAAATAAGATTCATTTTCATCAATGCCTATCAGTCCAATCAGTGCTTAACCGACATGAAGTGGTTTAACGAGGCACAATGTGAGTTTTATGTCTCAATTCTCCCCAGGCGTGCACTGCTCTGGCTGTGTATAAAGCATTAGGTTGGTGTCTGTGAGCTAGAGGGAGTATGATCCATATTTCGTACACTAGATCACCTGTTAATGGCTAGATTTCTGAGTGAAATGTTCAGTTATCATATCTTGGTGAGTGTTGTATTTTTCATCCCTGGGGTTTCTCCCGGCTTGGCCGACTTaaactaaacaaacaaaaaacggtAAGCTGAAGCAGTGTTCAACTAGATATTAAAATGTGTTCTCTGTGGTTTTAAACGGCCTCAATGAAAACTCCTTGTCGATTATAAATTACACGCAGGGTTGCTGTAAGGCCACGTGTTACGGTGAATGATTATTGACAGATGTGTCTAACATGAGATCCCGGTGTatccaaaatgacaccctattccctatgtactgtactgcttttttttatttatttttatttttatttaactaggcaagtcagttaagaacaaattcttattttcaatgacggcctaggaacagtgggtttaactgcctgttcaagggcagaacgacagatttgtaccttgtcagctcggggatttgaacttgcaaccgttactagtccaacactctaaccactaggctaccctgccgccccagcgaAGGGGGAGCCACCTGCTCTGTTCCTCAACACAATATTGGTGTAGGGGGTCATCGGAAATGACCCCTCATTCCCTGTCTACTTTAGACCTGCGCTCAGATAGGCTCACCTCACCATGAGTCACTCAGTCAGATTACTGTCCTCTAGGTGGGTGTCCCTAATCACTGTCAGATTGCTGTCCTCCAGGTGGGTGTCACTGTCAGATTGCTGTCCTCCAGGTGGGTGTCCTTGTCAGATTGCTGTCCTCTAGGTGGGTGTCCCTAGTCACTGTCAGATTGCTGTCCTCTAGGTGGGTGTCCCTAGTCACTGTCAGATTGCTGTCCTCCAGGTGGGTGTCCCTAGTCACTGTCAGATTGTTGTCCTCTAGGTGGGTGTCCCTAGTCACTGTCAGATTGTTGTCCTCCAGGTGTGTGTCCCTAGTCACTGTCAGATTGCTGTCCTCTAGGTGGGTGTCCCTAGTCACTGTCAGATTGCTGTCCTCCAGGTGGGTGTCCTTGTCAGATGTCTGTCTTCTAGGTGGGTGTCCCTAGTCACTGTCAGATTGCTGTCCTCTAGGTGGGTGTCCCTAGTCACCGTCAGATTGCTGTCCTCCAGGTGGGTGTACCTGTCAGATTGCTGTCTTCTAGGTGGATGTCCCTAGTCACTGTCAGATTGCTGTCCTCTAGGTGGGTGTACCTGTCAGATTGCTGTCTTCTAGGTGGGTGTCCCTAGTCACCGTCAGATTGCTGTCCTCCAGGTGGGTGTACCTGTCAGATTGCTGTCTTCTAGGTGGGTGTCCCTAGTCACTGTCAGATTGTTGTCCTCTAGGTAGGTGTCCCTAGTCACTGTCAGATTGCTGTCCTCCAGGTGGGTGTACCTGTCAGATTGCTGTCTTCTAGGTGGGTGTCCCTAGTCACTGTCAGATTGTTGTCCTCTAGGTAGGTGTCCCTAGTCACTGTCAGATTGCTGTCCTCTAGGTGGGTGTCCCTAGTCACTGTCAGATTGCTGTCCTCTAGGTGGGTGTCCCTAGTCACTGTCAGATTGCTGTCCTCTAGGTGGGTGTCCCTAGTCACCGTCAGATTGCTGTCCTCTAGGTGGGTGTCTCTTTGTTCTCTGTAACACTCCTGGCACATAGGCAGTGTTTGAAATGTAATTCATGTAATGTAATTCACAGGAGAGTAATTAATGTAATGTAATTAACAGGAGACGTCATGTTGATGTGATCCAGAAACCGAACAGTCGTGATGGGTTAGCTACTGTAGCCCAGAGATCCATAAGCCATATGAGTCACCTTAGGTGGGTGTCCCTGGTCACATCGGATCACTGTCCCCTAGGTGGGTGTCCCTGGTCACCTCGGATCACTGTCCGCTAGGTGGGTGTCCCTAGTCACTCAGATCACTGTCCCTTAGGTGGGTGTCCTGGTGGTCTGGTGCCCATCCCCGAAGCAGTTGTAATATAAAGGTTGTGTCAACAAAAGAGCCTTCAGAGGATCTCTCATGAAACTTTTCAATTGGGATTATTTCACTGATCAGATCAAAGGTACACAAGCAGCACACAATACAGTAGCAAGATCAACACCGATCCATTCACAATACAGTAGCAAGGTCAACACCGATCCATTCACAATACAGTAGCAAGGTCAACACCGATCCCATTCACAATACAGTAGCAAGGTCAACACCGATCCCATTCACAATACAGTAGCAAGGTCAACACCGATCCCATTCACAAAACAGTAGCAAGGTCAACAACGATCCATTCACAATACAGTAGCAAGGTCAACACCGATCCCATTCACAATACAGTAGCAAGGTCAACACCGATCCCATTCACAATACAGTAGCAAGGTCAACACCGATCCCATTCACAATACAGTAGCAAGGTCAACACCGATCCATTCACAATACAGTAGCAAGGTCAACACCGATCCATTCACAATACAGTAGCAAGGTCAACACCGATCCATTCACAAAACAGTAGCAAGGTCAACACCGATCCATTCACAATACAGTAGCAAGGTCAACACCGATCCCATTCACAATTACAAGTCTTCATCACCAGACCTTCTGACGAACAAAGGCACATTAGCTTATATAGGAAACATTTGACATGAAGAGGTGTGTGATGGTGCAACAGTATACAGCATTACTCATCCTCACAGATATATCTATGACCACTAGTTACTGTGTTTGAGCAAGCACACTTCCATTGCTATCCCTACAGTACAGTTGCAGCAATGTGTGGTATATTCAATATGTACATCACGCTTTCCCAAACTCAGTTCTGCCCCGAGTGCACGTTTAgttttttgttgtttgttgtgGGTTTAATACCATATGGGCCTCATTTGCTAAACATATCTGCTGTACAAAAAGTTATTTTAGATAAAAGGGTCTGCTGCTGCTGAATGTTCAAATACGTATATATTCTCTATTCCACACCACATCATGTCATCTTGCTGTTGATGGCCGGGTTCTGTCCGCACCAGTACAGcttatcctcccctctcttcttcctccaccGACACATCAACAGCATCTTAAAGGTCTTCTGAAAGGTCTCATTACACAACGCGTAACACATGGGGTTGATGGTGCTGTTGACATAGCAGAGCCAGTAGCCCAGGtgccagagagacacagggatgCAGTCAGAACAGAAGGTGGAGATGAGCACCATGATGTTGTACGGAGTCCATGTTAGGATGAAGGCCAGGAGGATGGCACTGAGGGTCTGAGCAGCTTTCTTCTCCTTGATGAGGACCATCCTCTTCCTCTTGGTGATCTGGCTCTTCAGGGAGGGGTCCATGGgcttgggggtggtggtggtgggggatgaTGGAGAGGAGTTCTGGTGGTGGTTCTGACCTATCTGGTCAGACTCAGAGGGACGTGGAGGAGCTGTTTTGAGGTCTGTGTTGGTGATTTTGTCATTCTGAGGAGGGCTGCTGGTATCCTTCGAGACCAATTTGAACTTGTAAGATATTCCCTTCTTGCTGAGTTTTTTCAGCGGTGGAGTGGCGGTCTGGAAATACTCGCCTTCTTCGTTATCGCCGTAATCGGCGGCCGTCTGTCCTTTCTCTGTCTGACTTTGAACTTGACCTTTGATTGTCCCCTGAGAGGTTGCCGCTGAAACAGGATGGCGAGTCTCCTCGGACGAGGTGTAGCTGTTAAAGGAGGTGATCTGGTCAGCATGGGCCCAGGCCAGCTCGTCCGACCGGGTCGTGGTCTTGGTGACGTTGCTCTGGTTGGACGAGGACCATGAGGCCTGgttcctcctgtccctcctgtcgTTACTGGAGCCAAAACAGGACTGTAACAGAACTGTTTTCTGGGGTTTATTAACAGTCTCTGGGTGACCAGATGTGGTGAGACCCTGCAGCTCAGCCAGGTCCTTGGTGCGTTTCTCTGTCTCCTTGTAGATCCTACTGTAGAGGAGGGTCATGATGGAGACAGGGATGTAGAACGCTGCGATGGCCGTGCCGAACGTGATCACCGGCTCGGAGAAGAACTGGATCTGGCACTGGTCTGCCGGGACCGTCCTCTCTCCCGCAAAGTACTGCCAGCACAGGATAGGCGGTGCCCAGAGGACAAACGACACCAACCACGCTAAGCCAATCATAATAGCCGCTCTCTTCGGCGTCCTCTTGGCTCTATAGGTCAGCGGCCTTGTGATGGAGAAGTATCTGTCGAAACTGATGACTAACAAGTTCATAACGGAGGCATTGCTGGCCACATAATCCAGGGCTAACCAGAGGTCACAGGCTAGGTTCCCTAAGGACCAATAGCCCATTAGGATGTATGAGGTGTATAAGTTCATGGACAGGGCTCCTATTATGAGGTCAGCGAAGGCTAAGCTGAGAAGGTAGTAGTTGTTGACTGTCTTTAGTTGACTGTTGACCTTGAACGACAGCATCACCAGAACATTGCCTACGACTGTTATAAGGCTGACGATGGCCGATATGGTCGCTATGGTGAAGACCTCCCATAGGTTGTGTGGGACAGGCTGAATGTCTGATGTGTTGCCATCAAATGTTGAGTTTTGGTTCTGGAGGTCCTCAACATCCATTTTGTTGGTTTAGTGGCTGTCTCGCTATGTTACAGTGAGGAGATAGGTATGGAATTGTCTCTCTGTGGCTCCATTATTATTTACTGTGGGCTCCCCTGAAAGAAAAGAAAATACAAGGATAAGACACACTATctactgtatatgtcagtgtatCTTTCAAAATCAGTTTTCTGTTTGGTTTTAAGTATTTAAACATTCATTTGTCGTTCATGTTTTTCATATCTTGGAGTCCTTACATTTTGGAGTCATACAACTATTAATTATTTGTCAGGCGGAACCAATGACGCAGCCTGTCGAACGTTGCATTTTTTCGGGGGATGATATTACATGTAACACCAATAGCTTTGTATTGGCGTTACACTCTAAACAGTACAACGTTCATTTGATACCGATGGAGGGAAGACCGAACAGGGGCCGGCAAACTAGCTGGAAGAGAGGTGGAAGTGGAGGGGGAGCTGGAGCTGGAgcgaggggtggagggggagctgGCGGGGGAAGTGATAGCGGGACCTCGGGTGGTGAACACAGGGCCCGGGGAAGAGGACGATATGGAACTGGAAGGGGAAAAAGGGATCATTATCGAGGCCGTGGCCGCGGCTATCAACCTACCCCATTTGGAAGGGTGAGGAGCTGATTAAAGTTCTGTATAGCACGCTCAAATAGCTGTTGTTGCAATAACGATAATCAGTTTATTAGCTAACTTAGTTAGCCGACATGTTAAACATCTCCGGAAAGTCTTTTAACAAAAATGTGCTAGCTATCGAAACGTTTTTCAATTTCAAGCCAAAGACGCATCATTGGAAGTAGTGGTGGGGAGTCGACTCCAAAATAATCGATTCCTCCTTGCCTGTCGACTCCCATTTCTGGGTGTCAAGAGATTCAGTATTTTTGCAACGGAGGAAATACAAACGCAACAATTTCTATAATCCCaatgccaccatggggcactctgtaaacaatgttgacatcagcaaatcgctcgcccacacaacgtcaTACACGCGGTTGTGAGACTGGTTGGAAGTTTTGCTACATTTTCGAAAATGCCGTTGGCATGGCTTCTGGTAGATAAATtaaaacattcaattatctggcaacagctctggtggacattcctgcagccagcatgtcaattgcacgctccctgtgttattgtgttgtgtgacacaatggtaccttttagagtggccttttattgtccccagcacaaggtgcacctctgtaacgatgctgtttaatcatcttcttgatatgccacacctgtcaggtggattatcttggcaaatgagaaatgctcattaacagggatgtaaaatattttttgtacaacatttgagagaaagaagctttttgtgcatatggaacatttctgggatattttatttctgtttcatatttttgttcagtgtattttacGTAGTCTACTTCGGGATCACGAACTCTAGCAACTTTCACAGCAATGAAataacatgggagagagagagagagagatgggaggggcataGGTAGGTATGTAGGCCACCAGGCAGACAGTCAGAATGGTGCATCGGTAATCAAAAGATGTAGCCTATAGGCTTTCGCAATGCTGTATTTCGTCATTTCTTGGCTTGCAATGTTTACTAAAGTAGGGACTATCAATGAGTAGGCTGAACTATTGTACACGCAACAGACCGAAGACCAAACACACACCAGCATGTTTCACAATGAAGGGAAAGATGAGTAGGCAAAGGAGAGAGAGTATCGGGGTAGGCATAGAGACAGTCAGAACCATGCGCATAGGTTATATCTTGGTAATCTGTATCTAGCATTGCCTCGTAAATTCACCAAAAGTATAATAAAGTATGATTTGGGCTATCAATGAGTATAACTAAGCTATTCTTCATAGTGCCAGTGAGTTGAAGTTGAACATCGCCAAATGCATCAGTTTACTTAGGCCTAAATATGCAATAAATTATTGTCTATAGCTTATTTAATGAAACCTTGGCTTGCTGTTGATGTCCTAggtcagggctctccaaccctgttcctggagagctagcttcctgtaggttttcactccaaccaaagttgtaactaacctgattcatgttatcaaccagctaattatggAATCAGATGCATATCTATTTGTAGAATCAGATgcactagattagggttggagtgaaaacctacaggatggtatctctctaggaacagggttggagtgaaaacctacaggatggtatctctccaggaacagggttggagtgaaaacctacaggatggtatctctcgaggaacagggttggagtgaaaacctacaggatggtatctctccaggaacagggttggagtgaacctacaggatggtatctctccaggaacagggttggagtgaaaacctacaggatggtgtctctccaggaacagggttggagtgaaaacctacaggatggtgtctctccaggaacagggttggagtgaaaacctacaggatggtatctctctaggaacagtgttggagtgaaaacctacaggatggtatctctccaggaacagggttggagtgaacctacaggttggtatctctccaggaacagggttggagtgaaaacctacaggatggtgtctctccaggaacagggttggagtgaaaacctacaggatggtgtctctccaggaacagggttggagtgaaaacctacaggatggtgtctctccaggaacagggttggagtgaaaacctacaggatggtgtctctccaggaacagggttggagtgaaaacctacaggatggtgtctctccaggaacagggttggagtgaaaacctacaggatggtgggAGACCTATACATTTGGCAGTCAAGCACAATGTACCCCAGGCTTCTGTCATAAGTCAATTCAATTTGAAATACATGTATAATTACACGAGGCAGTTTGGGAAAAACTAATCCTGTGTGAATGGTCCTCTGGAATAACGCGCATGCTTGGATAATAATTACATAACCAACGTCTCTAGTAATACCCGTCTGTATGGGGCTATAACATGGCAGAGAATAGGCTTAAGGACCATTTATGCTTGATCTGAAAATGTGGTCGGAGGTGCCGTACGGATGGTGTGACGCAATCGCGGAGCCTCCGAAGTCATGCAGAGGACAGATTGAGCTGTGTACCACATTGCCAAGCGCAGCCCAAATTTTGTAAGAGTTCGGAGGGCtctgtatagctccacattgacatgtgctttgaattctaaataaatcactgacagtgtcaccagcaaagaagaagagacttgcttgggccatacTGACCAGTGGGCaccagtctctaaggtgcagggtagagtgcCGGGTGGGAGCCGGCTAGAACAGTCACTGAGGCTAGTgctgactgtttaacagtctgatggcctggagatagaagctgtttttcagtctcagcTTTGAGGCACCTGTACTGTCTCAACCTTCTAGAAtctagatggtagtggggtgaacaggccttggctctggtggctgaggtccttgatgatcttgaccttcctgtgacaccgggtgctgtagatatCCTGGAAAGCAGGCAGTTTGCCTGGTGTTGTGGTCAATGTTGTTGGTGTTGCTATGCACAGTACCTCGCATGCCAAATGGCCAGTGACTGAGTGCCACTTCTCACCTCGGCAGGGATGTAAatatgtagatttttttttttttggggggggggggggggggtcaacacATTTAATCAATGTCAATGTCCTCATTCAACATCATTTTCACACATGGAAAAAGTTGGAGATGACCTTCAACTGTAAACTTGAGAGAACTCAACAAAAGTACTATAGATGTGCACCTGTCAATCATTTACATATGTTGTGTTCCTTTTGATTTCTTTGAAATCGATGTGTCTTTCTCTGTCCTACTGACTCTTCTGTTGATACTGCAGGGCCAGGATGAAGGGAACAGGatggatgaggatgaggatgaggggaTGGAGGTTTTCACCAAGAGGAAATTGGAGTCTAACTGGGATCGTTACAAGGAGTCCGAGAAGGAGGAGCCTAGTGATGATACGCCCACACAAAGAGGGACTGACTACCACGTCCTCCTCGAATCAGCAGGTAAGGAATACATGAGGTTTTCCCTGGAAATGGCCTGGCCAGTGTGCTTCTGACCACATATTCAGCTCTGTGCTGACTGACAGTCATCCAGAATATTCTTGCTTGTGTTGCTGGTCTTTGATGTCAGTCTGCCTGTCACTTAGGTTAGTCTTATAACATGTGACAGTTTCAGAAGACGcgcctctgtctgtctttgtggcCCAGGCAGAACAGAATAAACGTGGCAGACACTTA is a genomic window containing:
- the LOC115140441 gene encoding muscarinic acetylcholine receptor M5-like, with amino-acid sequence MDVEDLQNQNSTFDGNTSDIQPVPHNLWEVFTIATISAIVSLITVVGNVLVMLSFKVNSQLKTVNNYYLLSLAFADLIIGALSMNLYTSYILMGYWSLGNLACDLWLALDYVASNASVMNLLVISFDRYFSITRPLTYRAKRTPKRAAIMIGLAWLVSFVLWAPPILCWQYFAGERTVPADQCQIQFFSEPVITFGTAIAAFYIPVSIMTLLYSRIYKETEKRTKDLAELQGLTTSGHPETVNKPQKTVLLQSCFGSSNDRRDRRNQASWSSSNQSNVTKTTTRSDELAWAHADQITSFNSYTSSEETRHPVSAATSQGTIKGQVQSQTEKGQTAADYGDNEEGEYFQTATPPLKKLSKKGISYKFKLVSKDTSSPPQNDKITNTDLKTAPPRPSESDQIGQNHHQNSSPSSPTTTTPKPMDPSLKSQITKRKRMVLIKEKKAAQTLSAILLAFILTWTPYNIMVLISTFCSDCIPVSLWHLGYWLCYVNSTINPMCYALCNETFQKTFKMLLMCRWRKKRGEDKLYWCGQNPAINSKMT